A single Thermoanaerobacterium sp. RBIITD DNA region contains:
- a CDS encoding tape measure protein: MMALQTTAELQDKIFALAQRARTSYQATADVISKLGLLAGDAFKSNDEMIAFSELMQKAFTVSGASIQEQTAAMYQLTQAMAAGRLQGDEFRSIMENAPMLVQAIEDYMHNVMGVEGTLKDMSAEGLITADVIKNAMFSAADDIENKFKEMPMTFGQIGTIVGNTLLQTFEPVIQGIGKGAQWIYDNWSTLEPIFKEANTGFSFDYDNMMNNIADIAGNTAKVADSMEISEESLEYMRDLAEQQAINRFTTAEINIEMNNENHINSELDLDGIVAHLEDKVYETMVIAAEGVHE, encoded by the coding sequence ATGATGGCTTTACAAACCACAGCAGAACTTCAGGATAAAATATTTGCTTTAGCACAAAGGGCAAGGACTTCTTATCAGGCAACAGCAGATGTTATTTCAAAATTAGGTTTATTGGCTGGTGATGCCTTCAAAAGTAATGATGAAATGATTGCTTTTTCTGAATTAATGCAGAAAGCCTTTACTGTAAGTGGTGCAAGCATTCAAGAACAAACAGCAGCAATGTATCAGTTAACCCAAGCAATGGCAGCAGGAAGACTTCAAGGTGATGAATTCAGGTCAATTATGGAAAATGCACCAATGTTGGTACAAGCAATTGAAGATTATATGCATAATGTCATGGGTGTTGAAGGAACATTAAAAGACATGAGTGCAGAAGGTTTAATTACTGCTGATGTAATTAAAAATGCTATGTTTAGTGCTGCTGATGATATTGAAAATAAGTTTAAAGAAATGCCAATGACCTTTGGTCAAATTGGAACAATTGTTGGAAATACATTGCTTCAGACCTTTGAACCAGTAATCCAAGGAATTGGTAAAGGGGCACAATGGATATATGACAACTGGTCAACCCTTGAACCTATATTTAAAGAAGCTAATACTGGTTTTTCATTTGATTATGATAATATGATGAATAATATTGCTGATATAGCTGGGAATACTGCAAAAGTGGCTGATTCAATGGAAATAAGTGAAGAAAGCCTGGAATACATGCGTGACCTGGCAGAGCAACAAGCAATAAACAGATTTACCACAGCGGAAATTAATATTGAAATGAACAATGAAAATCATATTAATTCAGAACTTGACCTTGATGGTATAGTTGCTCATTTAGAAGATAAAGTTTATGAAACAATGGTAATAGCTGCGGAAGGGGTGCATGAATAA
- a CDS encoding sigma-70 family RNA polymerase sigma factor, giving the protein MSNEELIKEYQEGNHSALDELIIQNEKIVKFFANKYYGIASRALVDFDDLVQEGWIAFIKAIEKYRFDDEEPIKFSSYASEVIKYRMITFINRNICRIKKSDSNSEQIKICSISETISGTDDVTIEESIADEQSEEPFILIEDEIDNEILREDLFNVIYTVLGKGAGLVRNVLIMHYGLKGQPQTFEQIAKKFKVTRQSVQEAEFKAIKKIRNSEAGKALMKKYQWMVFNSLEHEKDQINQFASPDIVLEMLETLDNLLYGILNQCC; this is encoded by the coding sequence TTGTCTAATGAAGAACTTATAAAAGAATATCAAGAAGGCAATCATTCTGCTTTGGATGAATTGATTATACAAAATGAAAAAATTGTTAAATTTTTTGCCAATAAATATTATGGTATTGCAAGCAGGGCATTAGTGGATTTTGACGACCTTGTTCAAGAAGGCTGGATTGCTTTTATAAAAGCGATTGAAAAGTACAGGTTTGATGATGAAGAACCAATTAAGTTTTCTTCATATGCAAGTGAAGTAATCAAATATAGAATGATTACTTTCATAAACAGAAATATTTGCAGGATAAAGAAAAGCGATTCAAACAGTGAACAAATAAAAATATGTAGTATTTCAGAAACCATTTCAGGAACAGATGATGTGACTATTGAAGAATCTATTGCAGATGAACAATCAGAAGAACCATTTATATTAATTGAAGATGAAATTGATAATGAGATTTTAAGAGAAGATTTATTTAACGTAATTTATACTGTCCTTGGAAAAGGTGCTGGACTTGTAAGAAATGTATTGATTATGCATTATGGTTTAAAAGGTCAACCGCAAACATTTGAACAAATAGCTAAAAAATTTAAAGTTACACGTCAATCTGTCCAGGAAGCAGAATTTAAAGCAATTAAAAAAATAAGGAATAGTGAAGCTGGCAAGGCATTAATGAAAAAATATCAGTGGATGGTGTTTAATTCTTTGGAACATGAAAAAGACCAAATAAATCAATTTGCTTCACCTGATATTGTGCTGGAAATGCTGGAAACATTGGATAATTTGTTATATGGAATACTTAACCAGTGTTGTTAA
- a CDS encoding terminase small subunit: protein MANLTVKQRRFCEEYLVDLNATQAAIRAGYSPKTANEQGARLLVNVSIQKRIQKLMDERAKRTNITQDMVIQELAKIAFSNIGDYLKIETCKDGNFEYKRLVIFDTDSISADKKSAIQEIKQNNNGGISFKLHDKLKALELLGRHLGMFNDKIELSTDNPFDELSVEELKALARQCEEDL from the coding sequence TTGGCAAATTTAACAGTAAAACAAAGAAGGTTCTGTGAAGAATACTTGGTTGACTTAAACGCAACACAAGCTGCTATTCGTGCAGGGTATTCTCCTAAAACAGCAAATGAACAAGGTGCAAGGTTGTTAGTAAATGTTAGTATTCAAAAGAGAATTCAAAAACTTATGGATGAAAGAGCAAAGAGAACAAATATCACACAGGATATGGTAATTCAAGAACTTGCAAAGATTGCTTTTTCTAATATTGGTGATTACTTGAAGATTGAAACCTGCAAGGATGGAAACTTTGAATATAAACGGTTAGTTATTTTTGATACTGATTCCATCTCTGCTGATAAAAAATCAGCTATTCAGGAAATAAAACAAAACAATAATGGTGGAATATCATTTAAGCTTCATGATAAGCTTAAAGCACTTGAACTTCTTGGAAGGCATTTAGGAATGTTTAATGACAAAATTGAACTATCAACTGATAATCCATTTGATGAATTATCAGTTGAAGAATTAAAAGCTTTGGCAAGACAATGTGAAGAAGACTTATAA
- a CDS encoding DUF739 family protein, which produces MFIIFNHEKLEERINAMYGNKEAFGKLMGMTKQRINSRLKSATDFTQSEIEKAAELLNIQPEEIPAYFFEVEVCRP; this is translated from the coding sequence ATGTTTATTATTTTCAATCATGAAAAACTTGAAGAAAGAATCAATGCCATGTATGGCAACAAGGAAGCCTTTGGGAAGCTTATGGGCATGACCAAGCAAAGAATCAATTCCAGGTTAAAAAGTGCAACAGACTTTACACAATCTGAAATAGAAAAGGCTGCTGAACTTTTGAATATTCAACCTGAAGAAATACCGGCATACTTCTTTGAAGTTGAAGTATGTAGACCATAA
- a CDS encoding helix-turn-helix domain-containing protein, which yields MKTTYKKTTNFLTAEEVAVILGVSLSTAYRIIKRLNEELKAQGFITVAGKISKRYFEQKVAL from the coding sequence ATGAAAACAACATATAAGAAAACTACAAACTTCTTGACAGCAGAAGAAGTTGCAGTAATTTTAGGTGTAAGTTTATCAACTGCCTACCGAATTATCAAGAGATTGAATGAAGAACTTAAAGCACAAGGTTTTATTACTGTTGCCGGAAAAATCTCAAAGCGATACTTTGAACAAAAAGTAGCCTTATAA
- a CDS encoding helix-turn-helix transcriptional regulator — translation MVSKLKLKRIELGIKQKNLAQQVGITPQYLMKLEQGKAKNPSVDLMKRLADSLNCTVQELFFNED, via the coding sequence ATGGTATCTAAATTGAAACTTAAAAGAATCGAATTAGGAATTAAACAAAAAAATTTAGCTCAGCAAGTAGGTATAACACCACAATACCTAATGAAATTGGAACAAGGAAAAGCTAAAAATCCAAGTGTTGATTTAATGAAAAGGCTTGCTGATTCTTTAAATTGCACAGTTCAGGAATTATTTTTTAATGAAGATTAG
- a CDS encoding helix-turn-helix transcriptional regulator encodes MEENRIKIARMRKGLTQDQLGKLVGVSGVAIMRYEKNQRQPKQKIIHKLSKVLDVNEAWLMGYDVPMERTENNLNDSIKVKTKNFEYFIKYLESIGYTVEIQPEVLEWHYEDVIENGKVIGRTQVVDKEIYTVKIIKDKTTTIFTESEFEEFRKTIEKSVEFEIYKANQNK; translated from the coding sequence GTGGAAGAAAATAGAATAAAAATTGCACGAATGAGAAAAGGACTTACGCAAGACCAATTAGGAAAACTTGTTGGTGTTTCAGGTGTAGCTATAATGAGATATGAAAAAAATCAACGCCAACCAAAGCAAAAAATAATACATAAGCTTTCAAAAGTATTAGATGTAAATGAAGCCTGGTTAATGGGTTATGATGTTCCAATGGAAAGAACTGAAAATAATCTTAACGATTCAATAAAAGTTAAAACTAAAAATTTTGAATACTTTATTAAGTATCTCGAATCTATTGGCTATACTGTTGAAATTCAACCTGAAGTTCTTGAATGGCATTATGAAGATGTTATTGAGAATGGAAAAGTTATTGGTAGAACACAAGTTGTAGATAAAGAAATATATACTGTAAAAATAATAAAAGATAAAACTACAACAATATTTACTGAATCAGAATTTGAAGAATTTAGAAAAACTATTGAAAAATCAGTTGAATTTGAGATTTATAAAGCCAACCAAAATAAATAA
- the guaA gene encoding glutamine-hydrolyzing GMP synthase produces the protein MGISREVILILDFGGQYTQLIARRIREANVFCEIVPYNIKPEEIIKREPKGIVLSGGPASVYAPNAPVCDEGIFRLDYPILGICYGAQLMTMALGGKVIAASVREYGKTEVVLNNNIPLFKGIEKETSCWMSHTDQIELPPKNFKVVASTANCPIAAIANVEKKQYSVQFHPEVIHTPKGTEIIRNFLFEICDCSADWTMDSLIEQTVKEIRKKVDGHKVVCALSGGVDSSVAAVLVNRAIHDQLICIFVDNGLLRKNEGDTVVETFKRNFDMKIIKVDAKERFLEKLKGVTDPEMKRKIIGSEFIEVFQEEAKKIGGVKYLVQGTLYPDVIESGSHVASTIKSHHNVGGLPENVGFELIEPLRMLFKDEVRQVGRELGMPDEVLNRQPFPGPGLAVRILGEITEKKLDILREADSIVLREMKKNGWYNKVWQSFAVLPDIKSVGIMGDERTYAYPIILRIVESNDGMTADWVKIPYDILEDISTSIINEVYGVNRVLYDITSKPPATIEWE, from the coding sequence ATGGGGATTAGTAGAGAAGTTATATTAATTCTGGATTTTGGTGGGCAATATACTCAGCTAATAGCAAGGCGCATAAGAGAAGCAAATGTTTTTTGTGAAATCGTACCATATAACATAAAACCTGAAGAAATTATTAAAAGAGAACCAAAGGGAATTGTGCTATCAGGCGGTCCTGCTAGCGTTTATGCACCGAATGCTCCAGTATGCGACGAGGGAATTTTTAGATTAGATTATCCTATACTTGGTATATGTTATGGTGCACAGCTTATGACTATGGCACTTGGCGGTAAAGTAATTGCAGCATCTGTAAGAGAGTATGGCAAAACTGAAGTAGTATTAAATAATAACATACCGCTATTCAAAGGGATTGAAAAAGAGACAAGCTGTTGGATGAGTCATACAGATCAGATAGAATTACCACCAAAAAATTTCAAAGTTGTGGCATCAACAGCAAACTGCCCAATTGCGGCAATAGCTAATGTAGAAAAAAAACAATATTCTGTACAATTTCATCCAGAAGTAATACACACACCAAAAGGAACTGAAATCATAAGAAACTTTCTCTTTGAGATTTGTGACTGCTCGGCAGATTGGACGATGGACTCACTCATTGAACAGACAGTAAAGGAGATTCGAAAGAAAGTAGACGGCCATAAAGTTGTATGTGCTTTAAGTGGTGGTGTTGATTCATCTGTTGCAGCTGTACTTGTCAATAGAGCCATACATGATCAGCTTATATGTATTTTTGTTGATAACGGTCTATTGAGAAAAAATGAAGGTGATACAGTTGTTGAAACATTTAAGAGAAATTTTGATATGAAGATAATCAAAGTCGATGCGAAGGAAAGATTTTTAGAGAAATTAAAAGGCGTTACAGATCCCGAGATGAAGAGAAAAATAATAGGTAGCGAATTTATAGAAGTTTTTCAGGAAGAAGCTAAAAAGATTGGTGGTGTGAAATACCTCGTACAAGGTACCCTTTACCCAGATGTAATAGAAAGCGGAAGCCATGTTGCATCAACAATAAAAAGCCATCACAATGTAGGTGGTCTTCCTGAAAATGTTGGATTCGAACTTATCGAACCTTTAAGGATGCTATTCAAAGATGAAGTAAGACAAGTTGGAAGAGAACTAGGAATGCCTGATGAGGTATTAAATAGACAGCCATTTCCAGGTCCTGGCCTTGCTGTAAGGATTCTTGGTGAGATTACAGAAAAGAAATTAGATATCTTAAGGGAAGCAGATAGTATAGTACTAAGAGAGATGAAGAAAAACGGCTGGTATAATAAAGTTTGGCAGTCATTCGCTGTACTACCGGACATTAAAAGCGTAGGAATAATGGGTGATGAAAGGACATATGCATATCCTATCATTTTAAGAATTGTTGAAAGCAATGATGGAATGACTGCAGATTGGGTAAAGATTCCTTATGATATTCTTGAAGATATATCTACAAGCATAATAAATGAAGTATACGGTGTAAACAGAGTCTTATATGATATTACATCAAAACCACCTGCAACAATCGAATGGGAATAA
- the guaB gene encoding IMP dehydrogenase, protein MGDKFAKEGLTFDDVLLIPAKSDVLPKEVDVKTRLTKKIKLNIPLISAGMDTVTESKLAIAIAREGGIGIIHKNMSIEKQALEVDRVKRSEHGVITNPFHLTPEHKIQDAVELMERYRISGVPITKNNKLVGIITNRDIRFENNLERPIKEVMTKDNLVTAPVGTTLDEALEILKKHKIEKLPLVDKDNNLMGLITIKDIEKAVEYPNSAKDERGRLLVGAAVGVSSDMIERVKALVDVNVDVIVVDTAHGHSVGVLNAVEKIKEAYPDVQLIAGNVATADATRDLIERGADCVKVGIGPGSICTTRVVAGIGVPQITAIYDCAEEADKHGIPVIADGGIKYSGDIVKALAAGASSVMIGSLFAGTEESPGEVEIYQGRSYKVYRGMGSIGAMKSGSSDRYFQEGLKKLVPEGVEGRVPFKGPLKDTVYQMIGGLRAGMGYCGVHNIEELRTKTKFIKITNAGLTESHPHDIIITKEAPNYSIK, encoded by the coding sequence ATGGGAGATAAATTTGCAAAAGAAGGATTAACATTTGATGACGTGCTTTTAATACCAGCAAAGTCTGATGTATTGCCAAAGGAGGTAGACGTAAAAACACGTCTTACAAAAAAAATAAAATTAAATATACCATTAATTAGTGCCGGAATGGACACGGTTACAGAATCAAAGCTTGCAATAGCGATAGCTCGCGAAGGCGGCATAGGCATAATTCATAAAAATATGTCAATTGAAAAACAGGCTTTAGAAGTTGATAGGGTGAAAAGATCTGAACATGGTGTTATAACAAACCCTTTTCATCTAACACCGGAACACAAAATACAAGATGCTGTCGAGCTGATGGAAAGGTACAGAATCTCTGGTGTACCTATAACTAAAAATAATAAACTCGTAGGAATAATTACAAACAGGGATATTAGATTTGAAAATAATTTGGAAAGACCTATAAAAGAGGTAATGACAAAGGACAATCTTGTGACAGCACCTGTAGGTACTACCCTTGATGAAGCATTAGAAATACTCAAAAAGCATAAGATTGAAAAACTTCCGCTTGTTGATAAAGACAATAATTTAATGGGATTAATCACAATAAAAGATATCGAAAAAGCTGTAGAATATCCTAACTCGGCAAAAGACGAAAGAGGAAGACTTTTAGTGGGTGCGGCTGTCGGTGTCTCATCAGATATGATAGAAAGAGTTAAAGCACTTGTCGATGTAAATGTCGATGTTATAGTAGTTGATACAGCACACGGTCATTCTGTTGGTGTTTTAAATGCCGTAGAAAAAATAAAAGAGGCGTATCCAGATGTACAACTAATAGCAGGTAATGTCGCAACGGCTGATGCAACTAGAGATCTGATTGAAAGAGGTGCAGACTGTGTTAAAGTCGGAATAGGTCCTGGTTCTATTTGCACGACTAGAGTTGTAGCCGGAATTGGTGTTCCACAGATTACAGCAATTTATGATTGTGCAGAAGAAGCCGATAAACATGGTATACCGGTAATAGCCGATGGTGGAATAAAATACTCTGGCGATATTGTTAAAGCACTTGCAGCAGGTGCGTCATCTGTAATGATAGGAAGCCTCTTTGCAGGTACTGAAGAAAGTCCTGGTGAAGTAGAGATATACCAGGGAAGAAGCTACAAGGTATATAGAGGCATGGGTTCTATTGGTGCCATGAAAAGCGGAAGCTCTGACCGTTATTTCCAGGAAGGGCTTAAAAAGCTTGTTCCGGAGGGTGTTGAAGGTAGGGTGCCATTTAAAGGCCCACTTAAAGACACAGTATATCAAATGATTGGCGGTTTAAGAGCCGGTATGGGTTATTGTGGTGTCCACAATATAGAAGAACTTAGAACAAAAACAAAATTTATAAAAATAACCAATGCTGGATTAACTGAAAGCCATCCACATGATATAATAATTACAAAGGAAGCTCCCAATTATAGTATAAAATAA
- the groL gene encoding chaperonin GroEL (60 kDa chaperone family; promotes refolding of misfolded polypeptides especially under stressful conditions; forms two stacked rings of heptamers to form a barrel-shaped 14mer; ends can be capped by GroES; misfolded proteins enter the barrel where they are refolded when GroES binds), with amino-acid sequence MAKQIKYGEEARRALERGVNAVANTVKVTLGPRGRNVVLDKKYGSPTITNDGVTIAREVELEDPFENQGAQLLKEVATKTNDVAGDGTTTATVLAQAMVLEGLRNLAAGANPMLLRRGMAKAVDAAVEGLKRISKQVEGKDSIAHVASISAADEEIGNLIAEAMEKVGKDGVITVEESKTMGTTLDVVEGMQFDRGYVSPYMVTDTEKMEAVLDDPVILITDKKLSNIQDLLPLLEQVVQQGKKLLIIADDVEGEALATLVVNKLRGTFTCVAVKAPGFGDRRKEMLQDIAILTGGQVISEELGFDLKETKIEMLGRARQVKVTKENTTIVDGAGNSADIKNRVNQIKVQIEETTSDYDREKLQERLAKLSGGVAVIQAGAATETELKEKKHRIEDALSATRAAVEEGIVPGGGTALLDVIPDVQKVVDSLEGDFKTGAQIVLRALEEPVRQIASNAGVEGSVIIEKIKASNDVTFGYDAYKEEFVDMFKAGIVDPTKVTRSALQNAASVASMILTTEAVVADIPEKNPPAPAAPGAGMDMM; translated from the coding sequence ATGGCAAAACAGATAAAATACGGTGAAGAAGCAAGAAGGGCCCTTGAAAGAGGTGTCAATGCAGTTGCGAATACAGTCAAAGTGACATTAGGACCAAGAGGTCGTAATGTAGTTCTTGATAAAAAATATGGTTCACCTACGATTACAAATGATGGTGTAACAATTGCAAGAGAAGTGGAATTAGAAGATCCATTTGAAAATCAAGGTGCACAACTTTTAAAAGAAGTTGCTACAAAGACAAATGATGTTGCTGGTGATGGTACTACAACAGCTACAGTATTAGCACAAGCTATGGTTTTAGAAGGATTAAGGAACCTAGCTGCTGGTGCAAATCCAATGCTTCTAAGACGCGGCATGGCAAAGGCTGTTGATGCGGCTGTTGAAGGCCTAAAAAGGATATCTAAACAAGTTGAAGGAAAAGATTCAATAGCACATGTTGCTTCAATTTCTGCTGCTGATGAAGAAATAGGCAATTTGATTGCTGAAGCAATGGAGAAAGTAGGAAAAGACGGAGTTATAACAGTAGAAGAGTCAAAGACAATGGGAACAACCCTTGATGTTGTTGAAGGTATGCAGTTCGACAGAGGTTATGTATCACCATATATGGTAACAGATACAGAAAAAATGGAAGCAGTTCTTGATGATCCAGTAATACTTATTACAGATAAAAAATTATCAAATATCCAAGATTTACTGCCATTGCTTGAACAAGTTGTACAACAAGGTAAAAAACTTCTTATTATAGCAGATGATGTCGAAGGTGAAGCACTTGCAACGCTTGTTGTGAATAAATTAAGAGGTACATTTACATGTGTTGCAGTAAAAGCACCTGGCTTTGGCGACAGACGTAAAGAGATGTTACAAGATATAGCTATTCTTACAGGTGGACAGGTAATCTCAGAAGAACTCGGATTTGACCTTAAAGAAACAAAGATTGAGATGCTTGGACGTGCAAGACAGGTTAAAGTTACAAAAGAAAATACAACTATTGTCGACGGTGCTGGTAATTCCGCTGACATTAAGAATAGAGTAAATCAGATTAAAGTTCAAATAGAAGAGACGACATCTGATTATGATAGAGAAAAATTACAAGAAAGACTTGCAAAGCTTTCAGGTGGCGTTGCGGTAATTCAAGCTGGTGCTGCAACAGAAACGGAGTTAAAAGAAAAGAAACATAGAATAGAAGATGCACTTTCAGCAACAAGAGCAGCTGTTGAAGAAGGTATTGTACCGGGTGGCGGTACTGCATTACTCGACGTCATACCTGATGTTCAAAAAGTTGTTGATTCATTAGAAGGCGATTTTAAGACAGGTGCTCAAATAGTATTAAGAGCTCTTGAAGAACCAGTAAGACAGATTGCTTCAAATGCTGGTGTTGAAGGTTCTGTGATTATTGAAAAAATAAAAGCTTCAAATGATGTAACATTTGGCTATGATGCATACAAAGAAGAATTTGTAGATATGTTTAAAGCAGGAATTGTTGACCCAACAAAGGTTACAAGGTCAGCATTACAAAATGCAGCATCTGTTGCATCAATGATTCTTACAACAGAAGCAGTTGTTGCAGATATACCTGAAAAGAATCCACCTGCACCAGCAGCACCTGGCGCTGGAATGGATATGATGTAA
- the groES gene encoding co-chaperone GroES → MRLKPLGDRVVVKATEAEEVTKGGIVLPGTAKEKPQQGEVLAVGSGEYIDGKKVELEVKVGDKVIFSKYAGTEVKLDGQEYLLLRQSDILAIVE, encoded by the coding sequence ATGAGATTAAAACCACTTGGTGACAGAGTTGTCGTAAAAGCTACAGAGGCTGAAGAAGTTACAAAAGGCGGAATTGTATTACCAGGTACCGCAAAGGAGAAGCCTCAACAAGGAGAAGTTCTTGCAGTCGGCTCGGGAGAATACATAGATGGTAAAAAGGTCGAGCTGGAAGTAAAAGTTGGAGATAAGGTTATATTCTCTAAGTATGCTGGTACAGAGGTTAAATTAGATGGACAGGAATATTTGCTCTTGAGGCAGAGCGATATATTAGCAATAGTAGAATAA
- a CDS encoding S8 family peptidase, producing MDIFTALLFSGALKNLYSKGKIDTRLLKKATIYRSECISAIIYSKMPYELLKKSLENIGGSIKYELPIINGWAVNIPCNKLNNIALNRGIKFIAEDSTVKMQLNIATQEIKSHEVNSQGYTGKGITIAFLDTGIYPHPDFRKPNDRIIAFHDIVNGKKNPYDDNGHGTHVAGDAAGNGYTSGGKYKGVAPEANIVSVKVLDSKGSGSSSDILTGMQWILDNKEKYNIRIVSLSIGETPTLPPFLDPLVKGVEKLWKHCLVVTVAAGNSGPAINSITSPGTSRNVITVGAVDDKRTIDVSDDAIANFSGRGSAFLYKPDVVAPGVKIVSTASGNVPVGADDKILLNSAYRTASGTSMATPIVAGAAALLLEKNPNLTNYQIKNILKSTSINVDHYSYYSQGYGMINIEEALKKV from the coding sequence ATGGATATTTTTACTGCGTTATTATTTTCAGGTGCACTTAAAAATCTCTACTCAAAAGGAAAAATAGATACTCGATTATTAAAAAAAGCAACTATTTATAGAAGTGAATGTATAAGTGCAATTATTTACTCAAAAATGCCATACGAATTACTTAAGAAAAGTTTGGAAAACATAGGAGGATCTATAAAATATGAGTTACCCATCATAAATGGCTGGGCTGTAAACATACCTTGTAATAAACTCAATAATATCGCTTTAAACCGCGGTATCAAATTTATTGCAGAAGACTCAACAGTTAAAATGCAATTAAATATTGCAACACAAGAGATAAAATCCCATGAAGTGAACAGCCAAGGTTATACTGGAAAGGGTATTACAATCGCTTTTCTTGATACGGGAATATATCCCCATCCAGATTTTAGAAAACCAAATGACAGAATAATAGCCTTTCATGATATCGTAAATGGTAAAAAGAATCCTTATGATGATAATGGTCATGGCACACATGTTGCAGGTGATGCGGCCGGAAATGGATATACATCAGGTGGTAAATATAAAGGCGTTGCACCCGAAGCAAATATAGTCTCTGTTAAAGTATTAGATTCAAAAGGAAGCGGTTCATCTTCGGATATTTTAACAGGAATGCAGTGGATTTTGGATAATAAGGAAAAATATAATATAAGAATAGTTTCGTTATCAATCGGTGAAACTCCAACACTTCCTCCTTTTCTAGATCCACTTGTAAAAGGTGTTGAGAAACTGTGGAAACATTGTCTTGTCGTTACTGTCGCAGCAGGTAATTCAGGTCCAGCTATAAATTCAATAACATCGCCAGGTACAAGTAGAAATGTTATAACAGTAGGTGCCGTTGATGATAAGCGAACCATCGATGTCAGTGATGATGCGATAGCAAATTTTTCTGGAAGAGGATCAGCTTTTTTATATAAACCCGATGTCGTAGCACCTGGTGTGAAAATAGTTTCAACAGCATCAGGCAACGTACCAGTTGGTGCGGATGACAAGATCTTGCTGAACAGCGCATACAGAACTGCATCTGGTACATCAATGGCAACCCCTATTGTCGCTGGTGCAGCTGCACTTCTTCTTGAGAAAAATCCAAACCTCACAAATTATCAGATAAAAAATATTCTTAAATCAACATCTATTAATGTAGATCACTACAGTTATTATTCACAAGGATATGGTATGATAAATATAGAAGAAGCCTTAAAAAAAGTTTGA